From the Synechococcus sp. KORDI-49 genome, the window CGCCGAGCACTTCCCAGGCGGCATTGAGAGCCAGCATGCGCTGATCGTCCCCACCGGCATCCGGATGATGCTGCTTCACGAGCTGCCGGTAAGCAGCCTTGATCTCCTCGGCGCTCGCATGACTGCTCACCCCCAGCTCGTCGTAGGGATCTCTCACAGCTGACCATCCCGGCGCGCCGGCAGCACCGAACCGGAACTGAACATCGGCGTGGACAGATAACGCTCGCCATAACTGGCCAACATCACCACGATCCGGCAACCGACCATGTCGGAGCGCGCCCCGATGCGCAGAGCGGCGGCGACGGCGGCACCACTGCTGATGCCGCAGAGGAGCCCCTCCTCGCGGGCCAGACGACGGCCGACATCCATCGCCTCATCGTCGGAGACGGTGACGATCTCATCAATCCGTTCGCGCTCGAGCACCGCGGGGATGAACCCCGCTCCGATGCCCTGAATGCGATGCGCGCCGGCAGGCCCACCGGAGAGCACCGGACTGGCAGCCGGTTCCACCGCCACCACCCGCAGCTGCGGAGATCGCTGCTTGAGCAGGCGTGCACATCCGGTGATCGTGCCGCCGGTGCCCACCCCCGCCACAAAGCCATCGATCACACCATCGCAGTCGTGCCAGATCTCCTCCGCAGTGGTGCGTTCATGCACTGCAGGATT encodes:
- the cysK gene encoding cysteine synthase A yields the protein MAIAPDITALIGGTPLVRLNRLPAQFGCRAELLAKLESFNPSASVKDRIASAMVLEAEANGTIQPGYTVLVEPTSGNTGIALAMVAAARGYRLILTMPDSMSTERRAMLRAYGAELQLTDGAEGMAGAIALARELVQEIPEAYLLQQFDNPANPAVHERTTAEEIWHDCDGVIDGFVAGVGTGGTITGCARLLKQRSPQLRVVAVEPAASPVLSGGPAGAHRIQGIGAGFIPAVLERERIDEIVTVSDDEAMDVGRRLAREEGLLCGISSGAAVAAALRIGARSDMVGCRIVVMLASYGERYLSTPMFSSGSVLPARRDGQL